Proteins encoded within one genomic window of Siniperca chuatsi isolate FFG_IHB_CAS linkage group LG4, ASM2008510v1, whole genome shotgun sequence:
- the rfwd3 gene encoding E3 ubiquitin-protein ligase RFWD3, producing the protein MEAMEVDSPVEMQGRGSRQPVAAAAVDTNAPHVISDSGSSTEVDEDDDDGNEGGQTASRAPPRLPATWAFSQRALGGAASTPSAAQGAPIRRRLRQGLRVHYPSQTAAPSRGFPDFLLRAPAASVAEPESGSTTEVSESDEEEEEEGDEEGAPAAALPVDPVQPASPRLNASIQHTQPLEAGPTTADGERTEAQNQDVQPVPVVSASVQSSHSEEGEGDSCTICFEAWTTAGEHRLSALRCGHLFGFTCIQRWLKAQGPAAKCPQCNKKAKRSDIVLLYAPKLRALDNSEQESLKKSLEQEQSLRRKAELESAQYKLKLQVVTNKYGQAQQELQELRTLMAQAGRSSVPSSSSSSSSSSASTSLLLGLSQSRTAQYSFSKAVLLSQAGGSRVLSYCEPLSCLLASQPSPHSTLVPGCGVKMVSVVNMKASQYVPIHSKQIRGLSFNRQNDSLLLSAALDNTIKLTSLLTNTVVQTYNAGKPVWSCCWCLDNSNYVYAGLSNGSVLVYDTRDTSTHVQELQPLRSRCPVASLCYVPRAASSSFPCGGLIAGSLEGGCFWEQVNETTYRPHVLPLETAGCTDIQVETESRHCLVTYRPGRSNPSLRCVLMALNRTPQQDSSQLPSCSCSPVQTFSAGSSCKLLTKNAVFRSPGGGGTLVCAGDEASNSTMVWDAGSGSLLQKLPADLPVLDISPFTVNGEHFLASLTEKMLKLYRWE; encoded by the exons ATGGAGGCCATGGAGGTGGACTCCCCTGTGGAGATGCAGGGAAGAGGCAGCAGGCAGccagttgctgctgcagctgtggaCACCAACGCACCGCACGTCATCTCAGACTCCGGCAGCAGCACCGAGGTGGACGAGGATGACGATGATGGCAATGAAGGAGGACAGACAGCATCTCGTGCGCCGCCCAGGCTTCCTGCCACCTGGGCGTTCAGTCAGAGAGCGTTGGGCGGCGCTGCGTCCACACCTTCAGCAGCTCAGGGGGCGCCCATACGGAGGAGACTCAG GCAGGGCCTCAGGGTGCACTACCCCAGCCAGACTGCAGCGCCCTCCAGAGGCTTTCCAGACTTCCTGCTCCGAGCTCCCGCTGCCAGCGTGGCTGAACCAGAGTCCGGCAGCACCACAGAGGTCAGCGAGTCtgacgaggaggaagaggaggagggcgaTGAAGAAGGCGCACCTGCTGCTGCGCTGCCTGTCGACCCCGTGCAGCCTGCCAGTCCTCGCCTCAACGCCTCCATCCAACACACGCAACCACTGGAAGCTGGTCCAACCA CTGCAGATGGTGAGAGGACAGAAGCTCAAAATCAGGACGTCCAG CCGGTCCCTGTGGTCTCGGCTTCTGTCCAGTCGTCGCACAGCGAGGAGGGCGAAGGCGATAGCTGCACCATCTGCTTCGAGGCGTGGACAACAGCGGGCGAGCACAGACTGTCGGCTCTGCGCTGCGGACATCTCTTCGGCTTCACTTGCATCCAGCGCTGGCTGAAAGCTCAGGGCCCGGCCGCTAAATGTCCACAG TGCAACAAGAAAGCAAAGCGTTCTGACATTGTTCTGCTGTACGCTCCAAAGCTGAGAGCGCTCGACAACTCAGAGCAAGAGAGCTTAAAGAA gtctcTGGAGCAGGAGCAGTCTCTGAGGAGGAAGGCTGAACTGGAATCAGCTCAGTACAAACTGAAACTGCAGGTCGTCACCAACAAATATGGACAAGCACAACAAGAGCTGCAG GAGCTGAGGACTCTGATGGCCCAGGCTGGTAGAAGCTCAgttccctcctcttcctcctcgtcctcctcctcctcggcgTCGACCTCGCTCCTCCTCGGCCTGTCTCAGTCTAGGACGGCCCAGTACAGTTTCTCCAAGGCGGTGCTGCTGTCTCAGGCCGGAGGCTCCAGGGTTTTATCCTACTGTGAACCTCTGAGCTGCTTGCTGGCCTCGCAGCCTTCCCCTCACTCCACACTGGTGCCTG GTTGTGGGGTGAAGATGGTGAGTGTTGTCAACATGAAGGCGAGTCAGTACGTTCCCATCCACAGTAAACAGATCCGAGGTCTGTCCTTCAACAGACAGAATGAcagtctgctgctgtctgctgctctggACAACACCATCAAACTgaccag tctGCTGACCAACACGGTGGTTCAGACCTATAACGCAGGTAAACCCgtgtggagctgctgctggtgtttGGACAACAGTAACTACGTCTACGCAGGTCTGAGCAACGGCTCTGTGCTCGTCTACGACACCAGAGACACCAGCACACACGTCCAGGAGCTGCAGCCGCTACGctccag GTGTCCGGTGGCGTCTCTGTGCTACGTCCCGCGGGCGGCGTCCAGCTCGTTCCCCTGCGGCGGGCTGATCGCAGGCTCTCTGGAGGGCGGGTGTTTCTGGGAGCAGGTCAACGAGACCACATACAGACCGCATGTCCTGCCGCTGGAGACCGCCGGCTGCACTGACATCCAAGTGGAGACGGAGAGCCGACACTGTCTGGTCACCTACAGGCCAG GACGCTCCAACCCGTCTCTGCGCTGCGTCCTGATGGCGCTGAACAGGACGCCCCAGCAGGACTCGAGTCAGCTGCCCAGCTGCTCCTGCTCTCCGGTGCAGACGTTCAGCGCCGGCTCGTCCTGCAAACTGCTCACCAAGAACGCCGTTTTCAGGAGTCCGGGCGGAGGCGGGACGCTGGTCTGCGCCGGGGACGAGGCCTCCAACTCAACCATG gtgtGGGATGCAGGCAGCGGCTCTCTGCTCCAGAAGCTTCCGGCCGACCTCCCGGTGTTGGACATCAGTCCGTTCACGGTGAACGGTGAGCACTTCCTGGCCTCGCTCACTGAGAAGATGCTGAAGCTCTACAGGTGGGAGTGA